In Chitinophagaceae bacterium, the DNA window GAATTTCATTGATCGTAATGGGAACACATGGTGTTTCAGGGGTAACCAACATCGGAAAGTTTATGGTGGGTTCCAATGCTTACAGAACCATGCAGAATGCAACGTGCCCTATTATTACACTTAGAAATGAACCCTCGAAAAAAAGTTTTAAAAACATTGTGCTACCTATTGACAGCAGCGCAAAGTCGACCATGAAACTGGATATTGCTATTGCCTGGGCCAAATTATTCGGCAGCACGATTCATTTATTGGCAGTGACTGCCTTCTTTGAGGAGTTTGTGGTGGATGCGAAAGCAGTAGACAGAAAAGTACATCAGGTAGAAGAGTTGTTGGTAAAGGAAGGGATACCTTATACAGCTCATATCATCAGAAATCAATCGCCTTCACTCTCCGTTTTGCACCATGCAGAAAAAATGAATGCCGACCTGATCATGATCGTGTCCGGTCAGGAATCACAATTGGGTGAAATGTTATTTGGATCTATTTCCCGCGCCGTGGTTTCAGATTCACCTATTCCGGTACTTAGTATTCATATCAACAAAAATTGAAGAGTCCGGCTCATTATTGCCAGGGGTTAAATTGTTAAATGGCCAAATGGTTGCAGCTAAACCGAAGAACAAGCTGATGATTGCTCAGTTTCTGGTTATTAAATGGTCTGCACCAGTGATTTTCCATCATTGCTTTTTCATTTCAACGCTATCTTTGAGCAGATTTTAAACAATGAGCACCAGCAACAAAGTCATCATTTCGGTTAAAGACCTTGTAAAGGACTACGGAACTTTCCGTGCAGTGGATGGAATTAGTTTTGAAGTATATGAGGGCGAAATATTCGGTTTACTAGGACCTAACGGTGCCGGCAAAACCACCACGCTGGAGATCATGGAAACATTGCGTGAAAAAACCTCCGGCAATGTTTCAATAGATGGTTTGTCGGTAGATAAAGATCAGAATGAGATCAAGCAAATCATTGGTGTACAACTGCAGGCAGCAGGATACTATCCAAATCTGAATCTGTTGGAATTACTGGAATTGTTTTCCGGTCTTTACAATGTAAAAGTTGATGCACCTGGGATGCTATCAATGGTGGGTTTGGAAGAGAAAGCAAAAAGCAGGTACAAAGAATTAAGCGGTGGTCAGAAACAGCGCTTCTCTATTTCCACCACGCTCATCAATCAGCCTAAGATTATTTTTTTGGATGAACCCACTACAGGACTTGATCCGCAGGCACGCAGAAATCTCTGGGACCTTATTCGGGAAGTGCGCAGTAAAGGAACTACTATAGTGATTACTACGCATTATATGGATGAAGCCGAACAACTCTGCGAACGTGTTGCACTCATTGACAGCGGCCGTATCAATGCCTTGAATACGCCTGATCACCTGATCGATGAATTGGTGGCTTCCGGTTTTGAACGAAAGAAAGAAGTGAAGAAAGCAAACCTTGAAGATGTGTTTTTACGATTGACGGGAAAGGAATGGCGGGATGAGTAAAGGAATTAGGAATTAGGAATTAAATTGGGACAAATAAGGTAGGATTTTCTAACAAGACTAAAGACTAACGACTAACGACTAAGGACTAACGACTAAGGAAACAACATAAACAATCTAAACCCTTAAACTCTTCAATGCCGAAACCTTACAGCCAGATCCGTGCAATGCTTGCCGTAACCAAAGCAAGTCTGCGAAGCATTTTTCGCAGTCCGTCGGCTGTAGTTTTTTCTTTTGCGTTTCCGCTGATTTTTATTTTGGTATTTGGGTTTGTAGGAAACAATGGATTTAAGCTTGATGTTGGTGTTGAACAATCCTGTGATACAACCAGTGGACTCTATCATGCCATTGCAAAAAATCCTCAGTTCAGTCTAATCACCAATGAACCGGATCAGGAATTACTTGCAGATCTGAACAAAGGCCGCATTGATGGGATCCTCAATCTACAGCCAAATACATCAGGCGATGGACCACTTGTTTTTATTCATGTTAAAACTTCCGCATCATCGCGTAATGCGGCATTACTGATTAGTATGTTGCAATCAATGGTTGATAAAGGAACGCTCACCATGATGCATCCACAGACAATGCTCGCGGAAATCAAGGAAGAACCACAACCGGGAAGAGAGTATAAAGCCATTGATTTTATTTTACCGGGCATGCTCGGTTTTTCATTACTAAGCACCGGCGTGTTTGGAACTGCTTTTACCTTTCTGAGTCTCCGGCAGACATTGGTGATCAAACGTTTTTTTGCGACACCTATAAAAAGACCTTACATTATTATTGGAGAAGGATTAAGCAGGGTACTTTTTTCGCTCCTTACTTCATCCGTTATTCTGATCCTTGGATATTTCGCATTTGGTTTCACACTGGTT includes these proteins:
- a CDS encoding universal stress protein; this encodes MSEQNHSPVVINKILVPTDFSAISLLALEYAGLIASKTNATIILLHVFESYMQNTMLHATVDFNNIMEKGIEEKMHEIVGMDQQLNGVRVETRVAHGKIHVEIEQIVKQDGISLIVMGTHGVSGVTNIGKFMVGSNAYRTMQNATCPIITLRNEPSKKSFKNIVLPIDSSAKSTMKLDIAIAWAKLFGSTIHLLAVTAFFEEFVVDAKAVDRKVHQVEELLVKEGIPYTAHIIRNQSPSLSVLHHAEKMNADLIMIVSGQESQLGEMLFGSISRAVVSDSPIPVLSIHINKN
- a CDS encoding ABC transporter ATP-binding protein: MSTSNKVIISVKDLVKDYGTFRAVDGISFEVYEGEIFGLLGPNGAGKTTTLEIMETLREKTSGNVSIDGLSVDKDQNEIKQIIGVQLQAAGYYPNLNLLELLELFSGLYNVKVDAPGMLSMVGLEEKAKSRYKELSGGQKQRFSISTTLINQPKIIFLDEPTTGLDPQARRNLWDLIREVRSKGTTIVITTHYMDEAEQLCERVALIDSGRINALNTPDHLIDELVASGFERKKEVKKANLEDVFLRLTGKEWRDE
- a CDS encoding ABC transporter permease is translated as MPKPYSQIRAMLAVTKASLRSIFRSPSAVVFSFAFPLIFILVFGFVGNNGFKLDVGVEQSCDTTSGLYHAIAKNPQFSLITNEPDQELLADLNKGRIDGILNLQPNTSGDGPLVFIHVKTSASSRNAALLISMLQSMVDKGTLTMMHPQTMLAEIKEEPQPGREYKAIDFILPGMLGFSLLSTGVFGTAFTFLSLRQTLVIKRFFATPIKRPYIIIGEGLSRVLFSLLTSSVILILGYFAFGFTLVHGLTTFIDLLILSFIGLFIFMGFGFIVSGIAKNESAVPPIANIITLPQFLLAGTFFSTDAFPSWLQPIPKILPLTYLNDAMRKVSFEGAGLLDVWKDLAALGICGLVAYVIAVKVFRWE